In Abditibacteriaceae bacterium, the sequence CAGCGCCAATGGTGCCCTTGTGGCGATGCACAAAAATCGAATCTTTGATTGCCTGGCGCTTCTGCGCTTCGGTCCATTGCGTGTTCCACTCATCCAGCGACAGCGCCCAGGCCAGCCACGGCAGCAGCGGCGCAGGGCATTTGTCGGCGTTGTACAGATCGCGGTTCGGAACAGGCACGTCGCCGACGCGCGCGACAGCGCCAGACAGCGCCACTTCCTGCGCGCTCGCGTTCGACGGCAGCAACTGGCGATCACTCATTGCGGTTCGCGCTCACGGTCAGCGTTATGCCGGTGCAGTGGCCTGCCTCTGAAAGTTCGATAGGGATGTTCGCCAGCGGCAGCGCCAGGTTGACCTGCTGAACGCCAGGCTGCTGCAACTGCGCATAGATCGCGGACAGCGCGACATCCAGGCCCAGGCGCTTGATGTTCGAAACGTGCGCAGTGATCGCGTCCAGCGCGGCCTGGCGCACCACTTCGGCATCTGGGCCAGGGTACAGAATCAGTTCAGCTTCGATTGCGTAGTTCACGATTGCCGCGCTGGCGACGAAAACATTGTCGGTCATCGGGCGCGTGTCGTCGGCGTTCAGCGCGGCTTCCACGGCGTCGAGTAGGTCGCCGCTTGCGGTGCCGGGGCCAACCCGCGACAGAACATAAACGTTGACCTGCCCAGGCGTCGGGCTGGTGGCTGATACGTCTTTCACGTCGCCGTCAGCCGACAGCGCATGAAACACGTAGCTGCCTTCCGATCCCGCCGTGGTGTAGCCTTCGAACGACAGCTGGATGCGGCGGCGGAAATCTTCGTCTGACTCATACACGGCAGCGATTGGCGGCGTTGCTTCGTCGTTGGCGTCCACCAGCAGCAGGCGTTCGACGTTGAACGTCCCGCCGATCACATCCAGGTCGCCGCCGATGGCATAGGCCAGCATGACGGCTTTCGCCGCTTCGTTGACGCGCTGGCGGATAAGCATTTCACGATAGGCGCAGGCTTCCAGGACTTTAAAGGCCGGGTCTGA encodes:
- a CDS encoding baseplate J/gp47 family protein, with product MASSFTTVDLSKLPLPAVVEQIDFEVILQQMLADLIARDPAFTALVESDPAFKVLEACAYREMLIRQRVNEAAKAVMLAYAIGGDLDVIGGTFNVERLLLVDANDEATPPIAAVYESDEDFRRRIQLSFEGYTTAGSEGSYVFHALSADGDVKDVSATSPTPGQVNVYVLSRVGPGTASGDLLDAVEAALNADDTRPMTDNVFVASAAIVNYAIEAELILYPGPDAEVVRQAALDAITAHVSNIKRLGLDVALSAIYAQLQQPGVQQVNLALPLANIPIELSEAGHCTGITLTVSANRNE